In Vagococcus luciliae, one genomic interval encodes:
- a CDS encoding FUSC family protein: MLTKLITHIQKNFRNNLIDYTSNLLFILLFTLIFGKENLLPIVALSVGFLMFPKINFGVKNNVLTLTNLLLFPLGGIVSQLPHDRPLGLFFVYAGFTFLILLLTAEPIVFQYSIPYLINFLFCQATPVDSSNALNRIICLFLGSIVLSVLAAKSTKKQPLSNSQLTLKEQITRSLTHPFYLFKMTLSVSIAMTIAILLHAPKPLWISIVAMSLTEIHFSETVKKTRERIIGTTFGVIVFYLFLVKLIPTPYAIVFILTVGFISYFLVDYQHKTIVNSIAAMNAALVIFPSGISIANRFIGLFIGIVIAMIVAMIGYMLQKLIVR; the protein is encoded by the coding sequence CACTGATTTTCGGTAAAGAAAATCTTCTTCCCATTGTCGCTTTAAGTGTTGGATTTTTAATGTTTCCTAAAATTAATTTTGGTGTAAAAAATAACGTACTTACACTCACTAACTTATTACTCTTTCCTTTAGGTGGGATTGTATCCCAATTACCACACGATAGACCACTTGGTTTATTTTTTGTTTATGCTGGGTTTACTTTTCTGATTTTATTATTAACTGCTGAACCAATTGTTTTTCAGTATTCAATCCCTTATTTAATTAATTTTTTATTCTGTCAAGCAACACCTGTAGATTCATCAAATGCACTAAACCGAATCATTTGTTTATTTTTAGGAAGTATTGTACTAAGTGTATTAGCTGCTAAATCAACTAAAAAACAACCTTTAAGCAACTCACAACTCACACTAAAAGAACAAATAACTCGCTCGCTAACACACCCTTTTTATTTGTTCAAGATGACGTTAAGTGTCTCAATAGCGATGACAATTGCTATTTTACTCCATGCACCTAAGCCACTTTGGATTAGCATTGTGGCTATGTCACTGACTGAAATTCATTTTAGTGAAACTGTAAAAAAAACACGCGAACGCATTATTGGAACAACGTTTGGCGTGATAGTATTTTATTTATTTTTAGTCAAATTAATTCCAACACCTTATGCCATTGTATTTATTTTAACAGTAGGATTCATCAGTTACTTTTTAGTTGACTATCAACACAAAACGATTGTCAATTCGATTGCTGCCATGAATGCTGCACTCGTTATTTTCCCAAGTGGTATCTCGATCGCTAACCGATTTATCGGATTATTTATTGGGATCGTAATTGCTATGATAGTCGCGATGATAGGTTACATGCTTCAAAAACTAATCGTAAGATAG